The proteins below come from a single Roseiflexus sp. RS-1 genomic window:
- the hpt gene encoding hypoxanthine phosphoribosyltransferase: MHDDMAKILLTAEQIQERVRALGAQITTDYRPLGDLLLVGVLKGCAMFMVDLARAIDLPLGMDFIATSSYGKTTESSGVVRMLKDLDTDIAGRHVLIVEDIIDSGLTLAYLRGHLLRRNPASLRICALLNKPERRRADIPIDYLGFDIPNEFVVGYGLDFDEKYRNLPYIGVLHERIYHTTA, encoded by the coding sequence ATGCACGACGATATGGCAAAAATCTTGCTCACGGCGGAACAGATCCAGGAACGGGTACGCGCCCTGGGAGCGCAGATCACCACAGATTATCGACCACTTGGCGATCTGTTGTTGGTCGGGGTCCTGAAAGGGTGCGCGATGTTTATGGTCGATCTGGCGCGCGCCATCGATCTCCCGCTCGGCATGGACTTCATCGCCACATCGAGTTATGGCAAAACAACCGAGTCGAGCGGTGTCGTGCGCATGCTGAAAGACCTCGACACCGACATCGCCGGGCGTCACGTGCTGATCGTTGAAGACATCATCGATAGCGGACTGACGCTGGCCTATCTCCGTGGGCATCTGCTGCGCCGCAACCCGGCGAGTCTGCGCATCTGCGCACTGCTCAACAAACCGGAGCGCCGCCGGGCGGACATCCCGATCGATTATCTGGGGTTCGACATCCCGAACGAGTTCGTTGTCGGGTATGGTCTCGATTTTGATGAAAAGTACCGCAATCTGCCGTACATCGGCGTTCTGCACGAGCGCATCTATCATACAACGGCGTAA
- a CDS encoding tyrosine phenol-lyase, whose protein sequence is MTHPVPQTMGQQFGRRSWAEPWKIKMVEPLRVISREERERALAEAGYNTFLLRSEDVYIDLLTDSGTNAMSDRQWAAIMLGDEAYAGSRNFYRLEATVQQYYGYRYVVPTHQGRGAEHLISRAAIRPGQYVPGNMYFTTTRLHQELAGGIFVDVIIDEAHDPQHLHPFKGNVDLDKLEALIRREGAQNIAYVSLAGTVNMAGGQPVSMANVRALRALCDRYGIRIFLDATRMVENAFFIQEREEGYAQTPIAAILKEFCSYTDGAWMSAKKDSLVNIGGWVAVNDADLFDELRNLVVVYEGLHTYGGLAGRDMEAIAVGIEESVQDDYIRARIGQVRYLGELLTDWNIPIVQPVGGHAIFLDARRFYPHIPQHEFPAQTLAAELYLDSGIRAMERGIASAGRDPKTGDHYYPKLELTRLTIPRRVYTQAHMDVVAEAVKAVYDAREQTRGLRMVYEPKYLRFFQARFERLA, encoded by the coding sequence ATGACGCACCCCGTTCCGCAAACCATGGGTCAGCAGTTCGGCAGGCGCTCCTGGGCTGAACCGTGGAAGATCAAGATGGTCGAGCCGCTGCGGGTGATCAGCCGAGAGGAGCGTGAGCGCGCCCTGGCGGAAGCCGGGTACAACACGTTCCTGCTCCGTTCGGAGGATGTGTACATCGATCTGCTGACCGATAGCGGCACCAACGCGATGAGCGATCGCCAGTGGGCCGCCATCATGCTGGGCGATGAAGCGTATGCTGGCAGTCGCAATTTCTACCGCCTCGAAGCGACAGTGCAGCAGTACTACGGCTACCGCTACGTCGTCCCGACACATCAGGGGCGCGGCGCAGAGCACCTGATCAGTCGCGCTGCCATTCGTCCCGGACAGTATGTGCCCGGCAATATGTACTTCACCACCACGCGGCTGCACCAGGAACTGGCGGGCGGCATCTTCGTCGATGTCATTATCGACGAAGCGCACGATCCGCAACACCTGCATCCTTTCAAGGGGAATGTCGATCTCGACAAACTGGAGGCGCTGATCCGGCGCGAAGGAGCGCAGAACATCGCCTACGTCAGTCTGGCGGGCACGGTGAACATGGCTGGCGGGCAACCGGTGAGTATGGCGAATGTGCGGGCGCTGCGCGCATTGTGCGACCGGTACGGCATCCGCATCTTCCTCGACGCAACGCGCATGGTCGAAAATGCCTTCTTCATCCAGGAGCGCGAAGAAGGGTACGCGCAGACGCCAATTGCCGCCATCCTGAAGGAGTTCTGCTCCTACACCGACGGCGCATGGATGAGCGCCAAAAAGGACAGCCTGGTGAACATCGGCGGATGGGTGGCGGTCAACGATGCCGACCTGTTCGATGAACTGCGCAACCTGGTGGTAGTCTACGAAGGGTTGCACACCTACGGCGGGCTGGCGGGGCGCGACATGGAAGCGATCGCCGTGGGCATCGAAGAGTCGGTGCAGGACGACTACATCCGGGCGCGGATCGGGCAGGTGCGCTACCTGGGCGAACTGCTGACCGACTGGAACATCCCGATTGTGCAACCGGTCGGCGGGCATGCCATCTTTCTCGATGCGCGCCGTTTCTACCCGCATATTCCGCAGCACGAATTTCCAGCGCAAACGCTGGCCGCCGAACTCTACCTCGATTCGGGCATCCGGGCGATGGAACGGGGGATTGCCAGCGCCGGGCGCGATCCGAAAACCGGCGATCACTACTACCCGAAACTGGAACTCACGCGCCTCACCATCCCACGCCGCGTCTACACCCAGGCGCACATGGATGTGGTCGCCGAAGCGGTGAAGGCGGTCTACGATGCACGTGAACAGACGCGCGGGCTACGCATGGTGTACGAACCGAAGTATCTGCGCTTCTTCCAGGCGCGCTTCGAGCGCCTGGCGTAG
- a CDS encoding acyl-CoA dehydrogenase family protein — protein MNFDLTPEHQRIRAEVRRFAEQEIAPRARHVDETGEFPAATLRKMAELGLMGLPFPEEYGGAGADSISTAIAIEEVARACGSTALIYSAHLGLGCAPIAMFGTEEQKRRFLRPAAEGRHLGAFALTEPHAGSDAGATRTTARLENGEWVINGAKMWITSASVAGHLIVTAVTDPGERHSISAIIVPAGTPGLSFGKPEAKMGLRGSITNAVTFEDVRVPEENLLGRRGRGLQQFLAVLDGGRIGIGAMAIGLAQAAFEIASAYARERTAFGKLIGAYESVSNMIADMAVGLEAARLLVYQAAWLKDQGRQYSREAAIAKLYASEVGEKICRDAIQVLGGYGYSSEYPLERIYRDQRLLTIGEGTSEILRVVIARQILGEFVGR, from the coding sequence ATGAACTTTGATCTGACTCCTGAACATCAGCGTATTCGCGCAGAAGTACGACGCTTCGCCGAGCAGGAGATTGCTCCACGCGCCCGTCACGTCGATGAGACGGGAGAGTTCCCGGCAGCAACCCTGCGAAAAATGGCGGAACTGGGTCTGATGGGTTTGCCGTTCCCTGAAGAGTATGGGGGCGCCGGCGCCGACAGTATTTCGACGGCGATTGCAATCGAAGAGGTTGCCCGCGCCTGCGGCTCTACAGCGCTGATTTACTCCGCGCATCTTGGGCTGGGGTGTGCGCCGATTGCCATGTTCGGCACCGAGGAACAGAAACGACGCTTTTTGCGACCGGCCGCCGAGGGACGGCATTTAGGCGCATTTGCGCTAACAGAACCGCACGCCGGTTCTGATGCTGGCGCCACCCGCACAACCGCGCGGCTCGAAAACGGAGAGTGGGTGATCAACGGCGCGAAGATGTGGATTACAAGCGCCTCGGTTGCCGGGCATCTGATTGTCACGGCGGTGACCGATCCGGGGGAGCGCCACTCGATCAGCGCTATTATTGTGCCCGCCGGAACGCCGGGGTTGAGTTTTGGCAAACCGGAAGCCAAGATGGGGTTGCGTGGCTCAATCACGAATGCGGTGACCTTCGAGGACGTGCGGGTGCCTGAAGAGAATCTGCTGGGACGACGCGGGCGCGGTTTGCAGCAGTTCCTGGCTGTGCTCGACGGTGGGCGCATTGGGATCGGAGCGATGGCAATCGGGCTGGCGCAGGCGGCGTTCGAGATTGCATCCGCCTATGCGCGTGAACGTACTGCCTTTGGCAAACTCATCGGCGCTTACGAGTCGGTCTCGAACATGATCGCCGACATGGCGGTGGGGCTGGAAGCGGCGCGATTGCTGGTGTATCAGGCGGCGTGGTTGAAAGACCAGGGACGCCAGTACAGCCGTGAGGCGGCGATTGCCAAACTGTACGCCTCGGAGGTTGGCGAGAAAATCTGCCGCGACGCTATTCAGGTGCTCGGCGGGTACGGCTACAGCAGCGAATATCCGCTCGAACGCATCTACCGCGATCAGCGCCTGCTTACCATCGGCGAAGGAACGTCGGAAATCCTGCGTGTGGTGATCGCCCGCCAGATTCTGGGAGAGTTCGTTGGACGGTGA